The Candidatus Polarisedimenticolaceae bacterium DNA window CCGAGAGACTCGCCGAGATGACCGCGTACATTCAGGAAGCGCTCTCGGTGAGCGGCTATCTCCTCGTGCGCCTCTTCGGCGCGAAGGAGTACGAGAGGACGCGGTTTCGCGACAAAGCCGCGGCGGTCCGCGACCTCGAGATCCGTCAGAGCATGGCCGGCCGCTGGTTCCTGATGTGGATCCTCATGTTCGCGAGCATCGGCCCCGCCTTGATCTATTTGGTCGGCGGGCACGAGGCGATCACGGGAGACCTGACGATCGGGACGATCGTCGCGTTCGTGGCCTATCTCGGCCGTCTCTACATGCCGGTCTCTGCGCTCGTCAACGTCCACGTCGACGTCATGACGGCGGTCGCGAAGTTCCAGCGGGTGTTCGAGTACCTCGACCTGCCGATCGAGATCGACGAGCCGGCGCAGCCGGTTGCGATCGCCGAGCCTCGCGGCGCCCTCCGCTTCGAGGACGTCTCGATGGGGTATGCCCCCGGCGCGCCCCTGGTCGTCGAGAACATCTCGTTCGAGGCCGCACCCGGAAAGATGGTCGCGCTCGTCGGGCCGAGCGGGTCGGGTAAGACCTCCATCACGTACCTCGCGACCCGCCTTTACGACCCGGCGCACGGCCGGATCACCTTCGACGGGATCGACCTGCGCGAGCTGTCGCTCGACGACCTGGCCCGCTGGACCGCGAAAGTGACCCAGGAGACGACCCTCTTCAACGCGTCGATCGCCGAAAACCTCCGCTACGCCCGTCCCGGCGCGACGCAGGACGATCTCGAGCGCGCGTCCCGGCTCGCACAGATCCACGAGGTGATCGCCGCGTTACCGGAAGGTTACGAGACCAAGGTCGGCGAGCGGGGGTACAAGCTGTCGGGGGGCGAGAAGCAGCGCCTCGCGATCGCCCGGGTCCTCCTCCGTGACCCGCGCCTCCTCATCCTCGACGAGGCGACCTCGTCCCTCGACTCCCGCTCCGAGGCTCTCATCCAGGAAGCGCTCGAGCCGCTCCTCGCCGGGCGCACGAGCCTCGTCATCGCGCACCGGCTGAGCACGATCCTCCGTGCCGACGAGATCCTCGTCCTCGAGAAGGGACGCATCGTCGAGCGCGGGACGCACAGCGAGCTGCTCGCGAAGAGCGGTCTCTACGCGCGCCTCTACGAAGAGCAGTTCCGCGGAGCGATCGCGTAGAAATTCACCGGGCTCCGGTGCGCCTCGCCGCCACTTTTCGGAAACTGCGTAGGGCCGACACGGAGGCGTGTGCGTTTTGCCTAGGTGAACGCTAGGGAAACCGCGTAGATCTCGCGCACGTCATTCCTACTGCGCTGTCAATCCTCTCAGGTGATCCCGCCGAACGATGTCGGGAAAACCATGTCGCGTTTGCCCGATCGAGCAACTCCGATCGCGATGCGAACGAAGCGAAGCTCGAATCGCGCGGCAAATTCGATGACTGCAAGTACACCGCAAGCTTGAGCGTTTCTGGCATCTCTATGGCTTAGGGAAATCCCCTTCTCACGTTAACGAACTCTCACCGCGGGATTGGGGAAACTGCAGATGAAACTCGATGTTGGCGGGGCCCTACGGGGCTCGCTGGCGCTACTCTTCGCGCTGGCGGGCATTTCTGGAGCGACGGCCGGTGAGTGCATCCCGGATCTGACGCATTACACGGCGACACCGACGATCAGCTGGGCCGGCGCGGACGCGAGCACGGCCGGGTACAAGGTCTATTGGAAGCGCGCGGAGGATGTCGCATGGCGCGGCGTGATCGACCTTCCCGTGTGGCCCGGCGATGATGTCTCGAGTCCGGTCCATCCGGGCATCACCGAGTCTTTCCCGCTCCAACGGCTGATTCCCGACGTCGACCAGGGACTCCTCGTCGACGTTCAGGTGACGGCGTACAACGCTGCCCGTGTCGAGGGCAAGCCGTCGACGATTCTCCGTCTCTGCATGCCGCAGGTCTGGAGGAGCGGGCCGTACCGTT harbors:
- a CDS encoding ABC transporter ATP-binding protein; this encodes MTFHFNYGDAPKGVKLRRQDMVRIGRYLLPAWRTSLLILVCIAVTSVLGLVPPLLIREIIDHAIPEKNGRLLNQLVALMIGLPLLSGFIGVGQNYLVTKMGQAVMFDLRNEMYARLLRQSLRFFTNTKSGEILSRIQNDVGGVQGVVTGTLVSLVTNSLMALTTLVVIFRIDWKLSLIATAVLPLFILPTRTVGKIRKRLSTETSERLAEMTAYIQEALSVSGYLLVRLFGAKEYERTRFRDKAAAVRDLEIRQSMAGRWFLMWILMFASIGPALIYLVGGHEAITGDLTIGTIVAFVAYLGRLYMPVSALVNVHVDVMTAVAKFQRVFEYLDLPIEIDEPAQPVAIAEPRGALRFEDVSMGYAPGAPLVVENISFEAAPGKMVALVGPSGSGKTSITYLATRLYDPAHGRITFDGIDLRELSLDDLARWTAKVTQETTLFNASIAENLRYARPGATQDDLERASRLAQIHEVIAALPEGYETKVGERGYKLSGGEKQRLAIARVLLRDPRLLILDEATSSLDSRSEALIQEALEPLLAGRTSLVIAHRLSTILRADEILVLEKGRIVERGTHSELLAKSGLYARLYEEQFRGAIA